One Ursus arctos isolate Adak ecotype North America unplaced genomic scaffold, UrsArc2.0 scaffold_15, whole genome shotgun sequence genomic region harbors:
- the LOC113264128 gene encoding mitochondrial import receptor subunit TOM7 homolog encodes MPRSVGSFSKYMGFFRGNCQAVTMVKLSKEAKQRLQQLFRGGQFATHWSLVPVMIYLGFKRGADPGMSEPTIFSLLRG; translated from the coding sequence atgcccaggagtgttGGGTCATTTAGTAAGTATATGGGTTTTTTTAGGGGAAACTGCCAGGCTGTCACCATGGTGAAgctgagcaaagaggccaagCAGAGGCTGCAGCAGCTTTTCAGGGGTGGCCAATTTGCCACCCACTGGAGCCTTGTTCCTGTCATGATTTACCTGGGATTTAAGAGGGGTGCAGATCCTGGAATGTCTGAACCAACCATTTTTAGTTTACTTAGGGGATAA
- the RNF44 gene encoding RING finger protein 44 isoform X1, with amino-acid sequence MRPWALAVTRWPPSAPVGQRRFSVGPGTTPGQLRGSPAGASSLWCSPGREGPLASLPAQDERLPSQQPPSRPPHLPVEEHRASAPAGRSPRMLHPASQQSPFMVDLHEQVHQGPVPLSYTVTTVTTQGFPLPTSQHIPGCSAQQLPACSVMFSGQHYPLCCLPPPLIQACTMQQLPVPYQAYPHLISSDHYILHPPPPAPHPQPAHMAPLGQFVSLQAQHPRMPLQRLDNDVDLRGDQHPLGSFTYSTSAPGPALSPSVPLHYLSHDPLHQELSFGVPYSHMMPRRLSTQRYRLQQPLPPPPPPPPPPPYYPSFLPYFLSMLPMSPTAVGPTISLDLDVDDVEMENYEALLNLAERLGDAKPRGLTKADIEQLPSYRFNPDSHQSEQTLCVVCFSDFEARQLLRVLPCNHEFHTKCVDKWLKANRTCPICRADASEVPREAE; translated from the exons ATGCGACCATGGGCTCTGGCAGTGACTAGGTGGCCACCCTCTGCCCCTGTGGGTCAGCGGCGGTTCTCTGTAGGACCTGGCACTACCCCGGGCCAGCTCCggggaag TCCTGCTGGGGCCTCCTCTCTGTGGTGCAGCCCCGGCCGCGAGGGCCCCCTGGCCAGCCTGCCTGCCCAGGATGAGCGCTTACCCTCCCAGCAGCCACCATCCCGACCACCACACCTCCCTGTAGAGGAGCACCGAGCCTCGGCTCCTGCCGGCAGGAGCCCCCGAATGCTGCACCCAGCCTCCCAACAGAGCCCGTTCATGGTTGATCTCCACGAGCAG GTGCACCAGGGACCTGTCCCTTTGTCCTACACAGTCACCACAGTGACGACCCAAGGCTTCCCCTTGCCTACAAGCCAACACATCCCTGGCTGCAGTGCCCAGCAGCTCCCAGCATGCTCCGTGATGTTCAGCGGGCAGCACTACCCCCTCTGCTGCCTCCCACCCCCG CTGATCCAGGCGTGTACCATGCAGCAGCTCCCTGTGCCCTATCAGGCCTACCCCCACCTCATCTCCAGTGACCACTACATCCTGCACCCCCCACCGCCAGCCCCACACCCCCAGCCTGCCCACATGGCACCTCTTGGGCAGTTTGTATCGCTGCAGGCCCAGCACCCACGTATG cccCTGCAGCGGCTTGACAACGATGTGGACCTCCGGGGGGACCAGCACCCCCTGGGGAGCTTCACCTACTCCACCTCTGCCCCCGGCCCAGCCCTGTCCCCATCTGTGCCCCTGCACTACCTGTCCCATGATCCACTGCACCAGGAGCTGTCCTTCGGTGTG CCATATTCCCACATGATGCCACGGAGACTGAGCACCCAGAGATACCGCCTGCAACAGCCGCtgcccccgccacccccaccgcCGCCCCCGCCACCGTATTACCCCAGCTTCCTGCCCTACTTCCT CTCGATGCTGCCAATGTCACCAACAGCAGTGGGGCCTACCATCAGCCTGGATCTTGATGTGGATGACGTGGAGATGGAGAACTATGAG GCCCTCCTGAACCTGGCAGAGCGGCTGGGAGATGCCAAGCCCCGAGGCCTCACCAAAGCGGACATTGAGCAGCTCCCGTCGTACCGCTTTAATCCAGACAGCCATCAGTCAGAGCAGACACT GTGTGTTGTCTGCTTCAGTGACTTCGAGGCGCGGCAGCTGCTCCGGGTCCTCCCCTGCAACCACGAGTTCCACACCAAGTGTGTCGACAAGTGGTTAAAG GCCAACCGGACGTGTCCCATTTGCCGGGCCGACGCCTCCGAGGTGCCCAGGGAGGCTGAGTGA
- the RNF44 gene encoding RING finger protein 44 isoform X2: MRPWALAVTRWPPSAPVGQRRFSVGPGTTPGQLRGSPGREGPLASLPAQDERLPSQQPPSRPPHLPVEEHRASAPAGRSPRMLHPASQQSPFMVDLHEQVHQGPVPLSYTVTTVTTQGFPLPTSQHIPGCSAQQLPACSVMFSGQHYPLCCLPPPLIQACTMQQLPVPYQAYPHLISSDHYILHPPPPAPHPQPAHMAPLGQFVSLQAQHPRMPLQRLDNDVDLRGDQHPLGSFTYSTSAPGPALSPSVPLHYLSHDPLHQELSFGVPYSHMMPRRLSTQRYRLQQPLPPPPPPPPPPPYYPSFLPYFLSMLPMSPTAVGPTISLDLDVDDVEMENYEALLNLAERLGDAKPRGLTKADIEQLPSYRFNPDSHQSEQTLCVVCFSDFEARQLLRVLPCNHEFHTKCVDKWLKANRTCPICRADASEVPREAE, from the exons ATGCGACCATGGGCTCTGGCAGTGACTAGGTGGCCACCCTCTGCCCCTGTGGGTCAGCGGCGGTTCTCTGTAGGACCTGGCACTACCCCGGGCCAGCTCCggggaag CCCCGGCCGCGAGGGCCCCCTGGCCAGCCTGCCTGCCCAGGATGAGCGCTTACCCTCCCAGCAGCCACCATCCCGACCACCACACCTCCCTGTAGAGGAGCACCGAGCCTCGGCTCCTGCCGGCAGGAGCCCCCGAATGCTGCACCCAGCCTCCCAACAGAGCCCGTTCATGGTTGATCTCCACGAGCAG GTGCACCAGGGACCTGTCCCTTTGTCCTACACAGTCACCACAGTGACGACCCAAGGCTTCCCCTTGCCTACAAGCCAACACATCCCTGGCTGCAGTGCCCAGCAGCTCCCAGCATGCTCCGTGATGTTCAGCGGGCAGCACTACCCCCTCTGCTGCCTCCCACCCCCG CTGATCCAGGCGTGTACCATGCAGCAGCTCCCTGTGCCCTATCAGGCCTACCCCCACCTCATCTCCAGTGACCACTACATCCTGCACCCCCCACCGCCAGCCCCACACCCCCAGCCTGCCCACATGGCACCTCTTGGGCAGTTTGTATCGCTGCAGGCCCAGCACCCACGTATG cccCTGCAGCGGCTTGACAACGATGTGGACCTCCGGGGGGACCAGCACCCCCTGGGGAGCTTCACCTACTCCACCTCTGCCCCCGGCCCAGCCCTGTCCCCATCTGTGCCCCTGCACTACCTGTCCCATGATCCACTGCACCAGGAGCTGTCCTTCGGTGTG CCATATTCCCACATGATGCCACGGAGACTGAGCACCCAGAGATACCGCCTGCAACAGCCGCtgcccccgccacccccaccgcCGCCCCCGCCACCGTATTACCCCAGCTTCCTGCCCTACTTCCT CTCGATGCTGCCAATGTCACCAACAGCAGTGGGGCCTACCATCAGCCTGGATCTTGATGTGGATGACGTGGAGATGGAGAACTATGAG GCCCTCCTGAACCTGGCAGAGCGGCTGGGAGATGCCAAGCCCCGAGGCCTCACCAAAGCGGACATTGAGCAGCTCCCGTCGTACCGCTTTAATCCAGACAGCCATCAGTCAGAGCAGACACT GTGTGTTGTCTGCTTCAGTGACTTCGAGGCGCGGCAGCTGCTCCGGGTCCTCCCCTGCAACCACGAGTTCCACACCAAGTGTGTCGACAAGTGGTTAAAG GCCAACCGGACGTGTCCCATTTGCCGGGCCGACGCCTCCGAGGTGCCCAGGGAGGCTGAGTGA